In Nonomuraea sp. NBC_00507, the following are encoded in one genomic region:
- a CDS encoding DEAD/DEAH box helicase has translation MALPLALSGQDLIGQARTGTGKTYAFGIAMLQSIGKPRKNRKKPRGLVVVPTRELAVQVSEDLVTAAGKLGSRVLTVYGGRAYEPQVEALKAGVDVIVGTPGRLLDLVKQKHLDLSAVNSLVLDEADRMLDLGFLPDIERIFKLIPAERQTMLFSATMPGEIVALSRKYLNRPTHVRAEHESGEGEATPLTRQIVWRAHRMDKIEIVARLLQAEGRGLTMVFCETKRACDMVAEQLDTRGFAVAAVHGDLGQGQREQALRAFRNGKIDVLVATDVAARGIDIDDVTHVVNYDCPTDDKTYVHRIGRTGRAGKTGISVTFVEWEELTRWKMINQMLGLDFAEPEETYSTSPHIYTELNIPEGTKGVLPHASRSRVGLSAEHIEDLGETGRIRGRGGRRREEREERERPARTPRQRRRTRGGREMADQVETAPDLVETAPVETSEVELVDAKAEEIPAIFSTDEIKAAATEPRRTRTRRGAATSAIEQALGEAPEAPVKATRSRKAADDDAVAVAEAPAKSTRSRRTTAEAPAEGTRSRKVTTEEVPAKVTTEALAKTTTEEPAKVITEAPARVTTEASAKATTEAPAESTRSRRRAAAEPAAEVPAPFVEKPENDLGFLATPPPPARTEPERIIPPSPFSVIFQSPDLATDDDDIAPSAASERKQQRRQPSRGNGGNGGNRRRAG, from the coding sequence ATGGCGCTTCCGCTCGCGCTGAGCGGACAGGACCTGATCGGCCAGGCGCGCACGGGCACGGGCAAGACCTACGCGTTCGGCATCGCGATGCTGCAGAGCATCGGCAAGCCCCGCAAAAACCGCAAGAAGCCCCGCGGACTGGTCGTCGTGCCGACCCGCGAGCTGGCCGTGCAGGTCAGTGAGGACCTGGTCACCGCCGCGGGCAAGCTCGGGTCCAGGGTCCTGACCGTCTACGGCGGCAGGGCGTACGAGCCGCAGGTCGAAGCGCTCAAGGCCGGTGTCGACGTCATCGTCGGCACCCCGGGCCGCCTGCTCGACCTGGTCAAGCAGAAGCACCTCGACCTGAGCGCGGTCAACTCGCTCGTGCTCGACGAGGCCGACCGCATGCTCGACCTGGGCTTCCTGCCCGACATCGAGCGCATCTTCAAGCTGATCCCCGCAGAGCGGCAGACGATGTTGTTCTCGGCGACCATGCCGGGCGAGATCGTCGCGCTGTCGCGCAAATACCTCAACCGGCCGACGCACGTACGCGCCGAGCACGAGAGCGGCGAGGGCGAGGCCACGCCGCTGACGCGCCAGATCGTGTGGCGCGCGCACCGCATGGACAAGATCGAGATTGTCGCGCGGCTGCTCCAGGCCGAGGGCCGCGGGCTCACCATGGTCTTCTGCGAGACCAAGCGGGCCTGCGACATGGTCGCCGAGCAACTCGACACCCGCGGCTTCGCGGTCGCGGCCGTCCACGGCGACCTCGGCCAGGGCCAGCGCGAGCAGGCACTGCGCGCGTTCCGCAACGGCAAGATCGACGTGCTCGTGGCCACCGACGTGGCGGCCCGCGGCATCGACATCGACGACGTCACCCACGTGGTCAACTACGACTGCCCCACGGACGACAAGACCTACGTGCACCGCATCGGCCGCACCGGCCGGGCCGGCAAAACCGGCATCTCGGTCACGTTCGTGGAGTGGGAAGAGCTGACCCGCTGGAAAATGATCAACCAGATGCTCGGGCTCGACTTCGCCGAGCCTGAGGAGACCTACTCCACCTCGCCGCACATCTACACCGAGCTCAACATCCCCGAAGGCACCAAGGGCGTCCTGCCGCACGCGAGCCGCTCGCGTGTCGGGCTGTCCGCGGAGCACATCGAGGATCTCGGTGAGACCGGCAGGATTCGCGGGCGTGGCGGCCGCCGCCGCGAGGAGCGCGAGGAGCGGGAGCGCCCTGCCCGCACGCCGCGCCAGCGCCGCCGCACCCGCGGCGGCAGGGAGATGGCCGATCAGGTGGAGACCGCACCCGATCTGGTGGAGACCGCACCCGTCGAGACCTCGGAGGTCGAGCTCGTGGATGCCAAGGCGGAAGAGATTCCCGCGATCTTCTCAACGGACGAGATCAAGGCCGCGGCCACCGAGCCGAGGCGCACGCGTACGCGGAGGGGGGCGGCTACGTCAGCGATCGAGCAGGCGCTTGGCGAGGCCCCTGAGGCGCCCGTCAAGGCCACGCGCTCGCGCAAGGCCGCAGACGACGACGCCGTCGCCGTGGCGGAAGCTCCGGCGAAGAGCACCCGCTCCCGCCGGACGACCGCCGAGGCGCCGGCCGAGGGCACCCGCTCCCGCAAGGTGACTACGGAGGAGGTGCCGGCCAAGGTGACCACGGAGGCGCTGGCAAAGACGACTACGGAGGAGCCGGCGAAGGTGATCACTGAGGCGCCAGCCAGGGTGACCACGGAGGCGTCGGCGAAGGCGACCACGGAGGCGCCGGCCGAGAGCACGCGCTCCCGCCGCCGCGCCGCCGCCGAACCCGCGGCCGAGGTGCCCGCACCCTTCGTGGAGAAGCCTGAGAATGACCTGGGCTTCCTCGCCACGCCGCCGCCCCCGGCGCGGACGGAGCCGGAGCGGATCATCCCGCCGAGCCCGTTCTCGGTGATCTTCCAGTCGCCGGACCTGGCAACGGACGACGACGACATCGCGCCGTCCGCCGCCAGCGAGCGCAAGCAACAGCGCCGCCAGCCGTCCCGCGGCAACGGCGGCAACGGCGGCAACCGCCGCCGCGCAGGCTGA